A region from the Stygiolobus caldivivus genome encodes:
- a CDS encoding replication factor C large subunit: MPLQWFLKYRPKSLQDIENQEDAKKEMKGWIESWISGKVPENRAVLLYGPPGVGKTTIAEALARDYNLELIEMNASDSRNLVQIRSIAEQAAVTGSLFGKRGKLILLDEVDGINTKQDAGALEAILELVRKTKYPIILTANDPWDPSLRPLRNAAKMVELKRLTKYPMRRILKKICESEKIQCSDDALDYIVEQSEGDARYAINMLQGVAEGYGKVTIDAVKEIVRKKDRELDPFEALRDIFWARYYWQAKNAATSTQIDYELLMRWIDENIPLQYESIEDVWRAYDALGRASIFLSRAKRGDWDLLSYVFDLMGPGTAFASLEKKKPSYKAKWVKYQFPQYIQLLAKSKESRDNLASLARKISYQLHNSSSKTLDDILPYFIQYYRKYKEKLDKELELTEGEKEIISILSGEKMEEEKRVSEWPAKKTGKTTKRYYRRKS; the protein is encoded by the coding sequence TTGCCCTTACAGTGGTTTTTGAAATATAGACCAAAATCCTTGCAAGACATAGAAAATCAGGAAGATGCCAAAAAGGAGATGAAAGGCTGGATAGAGAGTTGGATAAGCGGAAAAGTCCCTGAGAATAGAGCTGTTCTTCTCTACGGTCCACCTGGAGTAGGCAAAACCACTATAGCTGAAGCATTAGCTAGGGACTATAACTTAGAATTAATAGAGATGAATGCTAGCGATTCAAGGAATCTCGTGCAGATACGGAGTATTGCTGAACAAGCCGCTGTCACTGGATCCCTATTCGGTAAACGCGGCAAATTAATATTATTAGATGAAGTAGATGGGATAAATACTAAACAAGATGCTGGTGCATTAGAGGCAATATTAGAACTTGTCCGAAAGACAAAATATCCTATAATTCTAACTGCTAATGACCCTTGGGATCCCTCTCTAAGACCTCTTAGGAATGCAGCTAAAATGGTAGAGCTAAAGAGGTTAACGAAATATCCCATGAGACGAATATTGAAGAAAATATGTGAATCAGAAAAAATTCAGTGCAGTGATGATGCACTAGATTATATAGTGGAACAGAGTGAAGGTGATGCAAGATACGCGATAAATATGCTTCAAGGTGTTGCTGAGGGCTATGGAAAAGTCACTATTGATGCCGTAAAAGAAATAGTAAGGAAAAAAGATAGAGAATTAGATCCATTTGAGGCCCTGAGAGATATATTTTGGGCAAGGTATTACTGGCAGGCTAAAAACGCCGCAACGAGTACTCAAATAGATTATGAGCTATTAATGAGATGGATTGATGAAAATATACCTTTACAGTACGAGTCAATAGAAGATGTATGGCGAGCATATGATGCGTTAGGCCGTGCATCAATATTTCTAAGTAGGGCTAAGAGAGGAGATTGGGACTTGCTCTCGTACGTTTTTGATTTAATGGGTCCTGGTACGGCTTTTGCATCTTTAGAGAAGAAGAAACCTAGTTATAAGGCGAAATGGGTAAAATACCAATTTCCACAATATATCCAGCTATTGGCTAAGAGTAAAGAAAGTAGAGATAATCTAGCTTCTTTAGCGAGGAAAATATCCTATCAACTTCACAATTCTTCCTCTAAAACATTAGACGATATTCTTCCGTATTTCATACAATATTATCGGAAGTATAAAGAAAAGCTAGATAAAGAGCTCGAATTGACAGAGGGTGAAAAAGAAATAATTTCGATTCTATCTGGCGAAAAAATGGAGGAAGAGAAAAGGGTTAGTGAATGGCCTGCTAAAAAAACGGGTAAGACTACTAAAAGGTATTATCGTCGTAAATCTTAG
- a CDS encoding replication factor C small subunit yields the protein MEEEVLWAEKYRPKSLDEIVNQKDIVERLKKFVKERNMPHLLFSGSPGTGKTTAALALVHDLYGQNYRQYFLELNASDERGIDVIRNKVKEFARTIVTGEVPFKVVLLDEADNMTADAQQALRRTMELYTETTRFILACNYLSKIIEPIQSRTALFRFYPLKKEDVVSRLMYIAKNEKVEVEQKALETIYDITLGDMRKSINILQAASAYGKVTVESVYKVLGLAQPKEVREMINLAIQGKFSQARDKLRNLLVNYGLSGEDIIKQVHRELTGNEINIPDELKVILVDYAGEVEFRIMEGADDEIQLTAFLAKLALYAQKYGGS from the coding sequence GTGGAAGAAGAAGTCCTTTGGGCAGAAAAGTATAGGCCAAAAAGTCTTGATGAAATTGTTAATCAAAAAGATATTGTTGAGCGTCTCAAAAAGTTTGTTAAAGAGAGAAATATGCCACATTTACTTTTCTCAGGTTCACCTGGTACAGGTAAAACTACTGCAGCATTGGCATTAGTTCATGATCTATATGGACAAAATTATAGACAATATTTCCTAGAGCTAAATGCGAGCGACGAGAGGGGGATTGACGTAATAAGAAATAAAGTTAAAGAATTCGCAAGGACAATAGTGACAGGGGAGGTCCCCTTTAAAGTAGTTCTATTAGATGAAGCTGATAATATGACAGCTGACGCTCAACAAGCGCTAAGAAGAACAATGGAATTATACACAGAAACTACTAGATTTATTTTAGCATGCAATTACTTGAGTAAAATAATCGAACCCATACAATCTAGGACGGCCTTATTTAGGTTTTATCCGCTGAAGAAAGAAGATGTGGTTAGCAGGCTTATGTATATTGCTAAGAACGAGAAAGTTGAAGTGGAACAAAAGGCATTGGAAACAATATATGATATAACATTAGGTGATATGAGAAAATCGATAAACATACTCCAGGCTGCATCAGCATACGGGAAAGTTACAGTTGAATCTGTGTATAAAGTTCTAGGTCTTGCACAACCTAAAGAAGTTAGAGAGATGATCAATCTAGCAATTCAAGGGAAATTCTCTCAGGCTAGAGATAAATTAAGAAACTTACTAGTTAATTACGGATTATCTGGCGAAGATATAATAAAGCAGGTTCATAGGGAACTTACAGGGAACGAAATAAATATACCAGATGAATTAAAGGTAATTTTAGTTGACTATGCAGGTGAAGTTGAATTTAGAATAATGGAAGGGGCTGATGACGAGATCCAGTTAACGGCTTTTCTAGCTAAATTAGCATTATATGCACAAAAATACGGTGGTTCATAA
- a CDS encoding YbhB/YbcL family Raf kinase inhibitor-like protein, which translates to MNVKSSSFKNEDFIPKEYTCDGSDISPDLEWDMVPSAKSYAIIVEDPDAPAGTFIHWVIYNIKDNKLPKNVPKVNNVSSMIQGVNDFGKVGYGGPCPPKSHPPHRYYFNVYALDVELPEKSGVTADELKRMMEGHIIDKGVIMGKYKRR; encoded by the coding sequence ATGAACGTCAAAAGTAGTTCATTTAAAAATGAGGATTTTATCCCCAAAGAGTATACGTGTGACGGTTCAGATATTTCTCCAGACCTTGAGTGGGATATGGTACCTAGTGCTAAGTCCTATGCAATTATAGTTGAAGACCCTGATGCTCCAGCTGGGACCTTTATTCATTGGGTCATATATAACATAAAGGATAATAAATTGCCTAAAAATGTCCCTAAAGTTAATAACGTTTCATCCATGATTCAAGGGGTTAATGACTTTGGGAAGGTAGGCTATGGGGGGCCTTGTCCTCCAAAGAGTCACCCACCTCACAGGTATTATTTTAATGTTTATGCCTTAGATGTAGAGTTACCGGAAAAAAGTGGGGTCACTGCTGATGAGTTAAAACGAATGATGGAAGGGCACATAATAGATAAAGGAGTTATTATGGGAAAGTATAAAAGAAGGTGA
- the psmB gene encoding archaeal proteasome endopeptidase complex subunit beta has protein sequence MDISNKILKGTTTVGIKTKDGVVLAADRRASAGFYVAHKYVRKVLYIADNIGITTAGSVADLQYIYNILRNLYHYNLITGVRPISVKALSTYLATVLSTSKYFPYLVQILIGGVDDKPRLYNLDYLGDFTEEDYTATGSGSVEAIGVIEDGYRPDLTLDEAAELAKRAIFSSLKRDPYTGTGVIVAKITKTGHQEQEFYLNKKYS, from the coding sequence GTGGATATTAGTAATAAGATTCTAAAAGGTACAACTACCGTTGGCATAAAAACTAAAGATGGTGTAGTCCTTGCAGCGGATAGGAGAGCTAGTGCAGGATTTTATGTGGCGCATAAATATGTTAGAAAAGTCTTGTATATTGCAGATAATATAGGTATCACTACGGCAGGAAGTGTAGCTGATTTACAGTATATTTATAATATTTTGCGTAATTTATACCATTATAATTTGATAACGGGTGTTCGTCCTATTTCTGTAAAGGCTTTGTCAACTTACTTAGCTACAGTTTTATCTACTTCTAAGTATTTTCCCTATTTAGTGCAGATATTAATAGGAGGAGTAGATGATAAACCTAGGCTATATAATCTAGATTATTTAGGTGATTTTACTGAGGAAGACTATACTGCTACGGGTTCCGGTTCGGTAGAGGCTATAGGTGTAATAGAAGACGGTTATAGGCCAGACCTAACTTTAGATGAAGCAGCTGAACTTGCAAAAAGGGCTATCTTCTCTTCATTAAAGAGAGATCCGTATACCGGAACTGGAGTTATAGTTGCTAAGATAACAAAAACTGGGCATCAGGAGCAAGAATTTTACCTTAATAAGAAGTATAGTTAG
- a CDS encoding amidase, with amino-acid sequence MSLESLNSKYNIFITIKRVKERERGKLSGLKFAIKDIIDVKGLPTTAGSRFLHYIPETNAYIVQKILNEGGEIIGKTNTHEFAMGATNTSSLIGPAKNPIDPERISGGSSGGSAVAVALGLADIGVGTDTGGSIRIPASLCGVIGFKPTTGLISTEGVIPFSWTFDTVGFLTKDIKLLSKILDSVLDNKIPLVYQAKRKPKIGLFLFGDDIASKTLLKFVNKLSNYYDIVEIDNRIIRKYASFVRKTIALSEAYSYHKRWFEIQKQNYSEDVKKLLEIGKSILGYEYVESLRIRNVIIREYIKIFSKVDVLISPTTKAPAPKIADVVGKELEYRDILISNTEIFNVVGAPSISIPVEKVDNLPIGLMISGLPYEDGVVLDIAERILGIVGFISNQSN; translated from the coding sequence ATGAGTTTAGAAAGCTTAAATTCAAAATACAATATCTTTATAACGATAAAAAGAGTTAAAGAAAGAGAAAGGGGGAAACTAAGCGGACTAAAGTTCGCAATTAAAGATATAATAGATGTGAAAGGATTACCTACAACAGCTGGTTCTAGATTTTTGCATTATATACCCGAGACTAATGCGTATATTGTACAAAAGATATTAAATGAAGGCGGCGAGATAATTGGAAAAACGAATACTCATGAATTTGCAATGGGTGCTACTAATACCTCCTCGTTAATAGGTCCCGCAAAAAATCCAATAGATCCCGAGAGGATCTCCGGCGGTTCCAGTGGTGGATCAGCTGTAGCTGTTGCCTTAGGTTTAGCTGATATAGGAGTAGGTACTGATACTGGGGGTTCGATAAGAATACCGGCTTCACTTTGCGGAGTGATAGGATTTAAGCCTACTACTGGATTAATTTCCACAGAAGGAGTAATACCTTTTAGCTGGACCTTTGACACAGTAGGATTTTTAACTAAGGATATAAAACTTCTATCTAAAATATTGGATTCTGTACTAGATAATAAGATTCCATTAGTATATCAGGCGAAAAGGAAACCGAAAATAGGGCTATTTCTATTTGGTGATGATATTGCATCGAAAACTTTACTAAAATTTGTAAATAAATTATCTAATTATTATGATATAGTAGAGATAGATAATAGGATTATAAGGAAATATGCTTCCTTTGTTAGAAAAACTATAGCTCTATCTGAGGCATACTCTTATCATAAGAGATGGTTTGAAATTCAAAAGCAAAATTACTCGGAGGATGTTAAGAAATTACTAGAAATAGGTAAAAGTATTCTAGGATATGAATATGTAGAATCGTTGAGAATTAGAAATGTTATCATCAGAGAATACATAAAAATTTTTAGTAAAGTTGATGTATTAATATCACCTACCACAAAAGCTCCTGCGCCAAAGATCGCAGATGTAGTGGGAAAAGAGTTAGAATATAGAGATATCCTAATAAGTAATACTGAAATCTTCAACGTAGTGGGAGCTCCTTCGATCTCTATACCTGTTGAAAAAGTAGATAATCTGCCTATAGGTCTAATGATTAGCGGACTTCCTTATGAAGATGGAGTTGTCCTTGATATAGCAGAAAGGATTTTAGGTATTGTTGGATTTATTAGCAACCAAAGTAATTAG
- a CDS encoding acryloyl-coenzyme A reductase, producing the protein MKAIVVPGNKQGYKLQEVPDPRPAKDEVVIRVDRAALCYRDLLQLQGFYPRMKYPVILGHEVVGTIEEVGENVKGFEVGDKVISLLYAPDGTCEYCKIGEEAYCHHRLGYSEELDGFFAEKAKIKITSLVKVPKSVSDDNAVLVPCVTGMIYRGIRRAGGIRNGEYVLVTGASGGVGIHAIQVAKALGAKVIGVTTSEEKAKVIRQYADYIIVGNKFSEEAKKIGDVTLVIDTVGTPTFDESLKSLWMGGRIVQIGNVDPTQSYNLRLGYVILKDIKIVGHASATKYDAEQTLKLAAEDKIKPVIAGTVSLEEIDKGYQMIKDKNKIGKVLVKP; encoded by the coding sequence ATGAAGGCTATTGTTGTCCCTGGGAATAAGCAAGGATATAAACTACAAGAAGTACCAGATCCTAGACCTGCTAAGGATGAAGTAGTAATAAGAGTTGATAGAGCAGCATTATGTTACAGAGATTTACTTCAACTTCAAGGCTTCTATCCAAGAATGAAGTATCCAGTGATCCTTGGCCATGAAGTTGTGGGTACGATCGAAGAAGTAGGTGAAAACGTTAAAGGCTTCGAAGTAGGTGACAAAGTAATATCATTATTATATGCTCCAGACGGGACATGTGAATATTGTAAAATAGGCGAGGAAGCTTATTGTCATCATAGGCTAGGCTACTCAGAGGAACTGGATGGCTTTTTTGCAGAAAAAGCTAAGATAAAAATAACGAGTTTGGTAAAAGTGCCAAAAAGTGTATCTGATGATAATGCAGTTCTAGTACCTTGTGTCACTGGAATGATTTATAGAGGAATTAGAAGAGCAGGCGGAATAAGAAACGGGGAGTATGTTCTTGTTACCGGTGCAAGCGGTGGAGTAGGAATTCACGCTATTCAAGTAGCAAAAGCACTAGGGGCGAAGGTTATAGGGGTAACTACCTCTGAAGAAAAAGCAAAAGTAATTAGGCAATATGCGGACTACATAATCGTAGGTAATAAGTTCTCGGAAGAAGCTAAAAAAATAGGTGACGTAACACTAGTTATAGATACTGTAGGTACGCCAACCTTTGACGAAAGTCTGAAGTCGTTATGGATGGGTGGAAGAATTGTACAAATAGGAAATGTTGATCCTACTCAATCCTATAATTTAAGGTTAGGATATGTTATCCTTAAAGATATAAAAATAGTAGGCCATGCGTCAGCAACCAAATACGATGCTGAACAGACTTTAAAACTTGCTGCTGAAGATAAAATAAAACCGGTTATAGCTGGTACAGTATCTCTAGAAGAAATAGACAAAGGATATCAAATGATAAAAGATAAAAATAAGATAGGTAAGGTGTTAGTAAAACCATAA
- a CDS encoding NAD-dependent epimerase/dehydratase family protein: MSYVVTGGAGYIGGHLVDHLVGEKNEVIVIDDFSNGNYINNQAKYLKIDLRDKSAFSLRIPKGSILYHLAANPDVRTSMIDPFEHFSRDVEVTFNVLELARRNDVSLFIFASSSTVYGETDKIPTPESAELKPISNYGIFKLVGEQLVEYYSRIYGIKGISVRLANVTGGRVSHGVIKDFIEKLRKNPNKLEILGNGKQRKSYIYITDTISAFRILEKKSEKTYDAFNIGNEDWITVNEIAQIIEEEMGLVPVHEYVDRGDGRGWEGDVRFMLLDVTKIKRLGWAPKYSSAQAVRYAARDIIYGYNLRA, translated from the coding sequence ATGAGTTACGTAGTTACTGGAGGAGCAGGATATATTGGTGGACACTTGGTCGATCATCTGGTAGGCGAGAAGAACGAGGTCATAGTGATAGATGACTTTTCCAATGGTAACTATATTAATAATCAGGCAAAATATCTTAAGATCGATTTAAGGGATAAATCCGCATTTAGTTTGAGGATACCTAAAGGAAGTATATTGTATCATTTAGCGGCTAATCCAGATGTAAGAACTTCAATGATTGATCCATTTGAACATTTTAGTAGGGATGTTGAAGTTACCTTTAATGTGTTAGAGCTAGCTAGACGTAACGATGTTAGTCTTTTCATATTTGCCTCATCCTCAACAGTTTATGGAGAAACAGATAAAATACCAACACCTGAAAGCGCAGAGTTAAAGCCGATTTCTAATTATGGTATTTTCAAGTTAGTTGGTGAACAGTTAGTGGAGTATTATTCGAGGATATATGGAATTAAAGGTATATCAGTTAGATTAGCGAACGTTACAGGTGGAAGGGTTTCTCATGGAGTGATAAAGGATTTTATTGAAAAATTACGTAAAAATCCTAATAAATTAGAAATTTTAGGTAACGGTAAACAAAGGAAAAGTTATATATACATAACCGATACAATTAGTGCATTTAGGATACTAGAAAAAAAGTCCGAAAAAACATACGATGCATTTAATATAGGTAATGAAGATTGGATAACAGTGAATGAAATAGCTCAGATTATAGAGGAAGAAATGGGCCTAGTTCCAGTTCATGAGTATGTAGATAGAGGAGATGGTAGAGGTTGGGAAGGGGATGTTAGATTTATGTTATTAGATGTAACAAAGATAAAACGGTTGGGCTGGGCTCCTAAATATTCATCCGCACAAGCAGTGAGATATGCAGCGAGGGATATAATTTATGGATATAACCTACGGGCTTAA
- a CDS encoding signal recognition particle subunit SRP19/SEC65 family protein, which yields MSLRDYKGEKIAIWLAYFLAPSRNKGRKIKKVQNKKIDFNVILKITSELGLEPEVYQDKIHPSTGIAGLLVVKKKYGKYKIIKMINEELNRLK from the coding sequence ATGAGTTTAAGAGACTATAAGGGAGAAAAGATAGCTATATGGTTAGCCTACTTCTTGGCACCTAGTAGGAATAAGGGTAGAAAAATAAAAAAAGTTCAAAATAAAAAAATAGATTTTAATGTAATACTCAAAATTACTTCAGAATTAGGTTTAGAACCTGAAGTATACCAAGACAAGATACATCCTTCAACAGGAATAGCCGGATTACTCGTAGTTAAGAAGAAATATGGTAAATATAAGATTATTAAGATGATAAACGAAGAGCTGAATCGACTTAAATAA
- a CDS encoding 30S ribosomal protein S8e: MGYFQGNDFRKITGGLKHKHRDKRKYELGSPATETKLSDKDVIVKERVLGGNIKVRLAYASYANVIDPQAKTVKKVKILNVLQTPANREYARRGIIVKGTIVQTEIGKAKVTSRPGQDGVINAVLIKE, translated from the coding sequence ATGGGATATTTTCAGGGTAATGATTTTCGAAAAATAACAGGTGGGTTAAAACATAAGCATAGAGATAAGAGAAAATATGAGTTAGGTTCTCCTGCTACTGAGACGAAGCTGAGTGATAAGGACGTAATTGTAAAAGAGAGAGTATTAGGAGGGAACATAAAGGTTAGATTAGCATATGCGTCTTACGCAAACGTAATAGATCCCCAAGCTAAGACAGTTAAAAAAGTAAAGATTCTTAACGTACTTCAGACTCCTGCAAATAGAGAATATGCGAGAAGAGGTATAATAGTAAAAGGTACGATAGTACAGACTGAGATTGGAAAAGCGAAAGTAACTTCTAGGCCAGGCCAAGATGGAGTTATTAACGCGGTGCTAATTAAGGAATGA
- the uppS gene encoding polyprenyl diphosphate synthase gives MFKESLKNFILSPIYKIYEHILWEEIKKGPFPQHVGIIPDGNRRWARSNSLSIRDAYENGYKKLREVLIWLLDMGVKNITVFALSTENCDKRTNMELSTIFKYIKAGLEELLDGDIIYKYEVKVRAIGKLEKIPQEVMDLINELGKRTENYNKRRLTLAICYGGRQEILDAVRKILDDNRLGKISSDQINEETFKKYLYDSELDDIDLVIRSSGEIRISNFLLWHIAYSELFFVEAYWPDFRKIDLWRAIRSYQRRKRNFGA, from the coding sequence ATGTTCAAAGAAAGCTTAAAAAATTTTATTCTTTCGCCAATTTACAAGATATATGAACATATATTGTGGGAAGAAATAAAAAAAGGACCTTTTCCCCAACATGTTGGTATTATACCAGATGGGAACAGAAGATGGGCGAGATCTAATAGTCTCTCTATTAGAGATGCTTATGAAAATGGTTACAAAAAATTAAGAGAAGTTCTCATTTGGCTCCTAGATATGGGTGTAAAAAATATTACAGTATTTGCACTGTCTACAGAAAATTGTGATAAAAGAACAAACATGGAATTATCGACAATTTTTAAATACATAAAAGCAGGGCTAGAGGAACTATTAGATGGTGATATAATATATAAGTATGAAGTTAAAGTCAGAGCCATAGGTAAGCTAGAAAAAATTCCTCAAGAAGTAATGGATCTGATCAATGAACTTGGCAAAAGGACAGAGAATTATAATAAACGAAGGCTTACTTTAGCTATATGTTATGGTGGTAGACAGGAAATTCTAGATGCTGTGAGAAAAATCTTAGATGATAATAGGTTAGGGAAAATATCATCTGATCAAATAAATGAAGAAACCTTTAAGAAATACTTATATGATAGTGAGTTAGACGATATTGATTTAGTCATAAGATCTTCTGGTGAAATTAGGATAAGTAATTTCTTACTCTGGCATATAGCATACTCAGAATTATTCTTCGTAGAAGCATATTGGCCCGACTTTAGAAAAATAGATTTATGGCGTGCAATAAGATCCTATCAGAGAAGAAAAAGGAATTTCGGAGCCTAA
- a CDS encoding N-acetyl-lysine deacetylase has protein sequence MRLEKDYLKPRVKELLLELLKIYTPSGEEYKALSFFEKVSKELNLELRVTSSNSYYLGKDSDILLVSHVDTVPGYIEPRDENGIIYGRGAVDDKGPLIAMLMATSILNDKGYSISFAALSDEENKSKGARELVSTGKRYKYIIVGEPSNTSGIVVEYRGVLHVDIKCSDKPQHSSSANSNLIVNIADKILRVSKFPESYDIPSIIPTIFHAGEYINKSPSSGVVHFDIRYSVKSSKEDLLLKIRDVFKDCEIVIVEDIPPVKVSTNSNLVKSIMRGLIKQGIKPSLTRKYGTSDMNILSVITSDIVNYGPGDSKLEHTDYEHISLEEIFISINTYVSAIEELCSKKA, from the coding sequence ATGCGATTAGAGAAGGATTACTTAAAACCGAGAGTCAAAGAGTTACTTCTTGAACTTTTAAAAATATATACACCATCAGGAGAGGAGTATAAAGCATTATCGTTTTTTGAAAAAGTTTCAAAAGAGCTTAACCTAGAACTAAGAGTTACTTCATCTAATTCTTACTATCTAGGTAAGGATTCTGATATCCTGTTAGTCTCTCACGTCGACACTGTGCCTGGTTATATAGAGCCTAGAGATGAAAACGGAATTATATACGGAAGAGGAGCAGTTGATGATAAAGGTCCGTTAATAGCAATGCTAATGGCGACATCAATATTAAATGATAAAGGATACTCTATTTCTTTTGCCGCCTTATCCGATGAAGAAAATAAGAGTAAAGGAGCTAGGGAATTAGTTAGTACCGGTAAAAGGTATAAGTACATAATAGTGGGCGAACCTTCTAATACTTCAGGGATCGTAGTAGAGTACAGAGGAGTTTTGCATGTAGATATTAAATGCAGTGATAAGCCGCAGCATTCTTCATCAGCTAATTCAAATTTAATTGTTAACATAGCAGATAAAATTCTTCGAGTAAGCAAGTTTCCTGAATCGTACGATATACCATCAATAATTCCTACAATATTTCATGCAGGAGAGTATATTAATAAAAGTCCTTCTAGCGGAGTAGTACATTTTGATATAAGGTATTCAGTCAAATCTTCAAAGGAAGATCTATTACTTAAGATCAGAGACGTATTCAAGGACTGTGAAATTGTTATTGTGGAAGACATCCCACCCGTAAAGGTTAGTACTAATTCAAACCTGGTTAAATCTATAATGAGAGGGTTAATAAAACAGGGTATTAAGCCTTCTCTAACTAGAAAATATGGCACTAGTGATATGAATATACTAAGCGTAATAACGAGTGATATTGTCAATTATGGACCTGGGGATTCAAAACTTGAACATACAGATTATGAACACATATCGTTGGAAGAAATATTTATATCAATAAATACGTATGTATCAGCGATAGAAGAATTATGTTCAAAGAAAGCTTAA
- the lysJ gene encoding [LysW]-aminoadipate semialdehyde/glutamate semialdehyde transaminase, which translates to MKLIQLYGDRGLKIVKGEGQYVWDINGKKYIDMHTGIGVAFLGHRNKIVVDYLRRQMDQIITLSNSFSTPIKDEMVSMVDKIKPDNMDNIILLNSGTEAVEAALKTARKITGRKKIIAFKNAFHGRTSGSLSVTWNKKYREPFEPLVSPVEFLNFNDINELSKIDEQTAAVIVEPIQGESGVIPAKQDFMRALREVTEKVGALLIVDEVQAGFGRTGKVWAYQHYGIVPDLLTAGKAIGGGFPVSALFLPDWIAGKLEEGDHGSTFGGNPLAMAAVTAACKVLYDDKVPEQAYHKGELFMKILKDKLADLKSVKEIRGKGLMIGIDSRFPPATTLKVAQDNGVLVLKAGVTVIRLLPPYVISQDDMEVAANAIREGLLKTESQRVTS; encoded by the coding sequence ATGAAACTAATCCAACTTTATGGGGATAGAGGACTAAAGATAGTTAAAGGAGAGGGACAATATGTATGGGATATCAACGGTAAAAAATACATTGATATGCATACTGGAATAGGTGTAGCTTTTCTAGGTCATAGGAACAAGATAGTAGTTGATTATTTGCGGCGGCAGATGGATCAGATTATTACTCTCTCCAATTCTTTTTCTACGCCTATCAAGGATGAAATGGTTAGTATGGTAGATAAAATAAAACCAGATAATATGGATAATATCATCTTACTTAATAGCGGTACGGAAGCCGTTGAGGCGGCACTTAAAACGGCCAGAAAAATAACGGGTAGAAAAAAGATTATTGCTTTCAAAAACGCATTTCACGGAAGGACTTCTGGATCTCTCTCGGTCACCTGGAATAAAAAGTACAGAGAACCATTCGAACCATTAGTTTCACCTGTTGAATTCCTCAATTTTAACGATATTAATGAATTATCTAAAATAGATGAACAGACAGCAGCAGTAATAGTAGAACCAATACAAGGCGAAAGCGGAGTTATTCCAGCCAAACAAGATTTTATGAGAGCATTGAGAGAAGTTACTGAAAAAGTTGGGGCTTTACTTATTGTAGACGAAGTCCAAGCTGGTTTTGGGAGAACAGGCAAAGTATGGGCATATCAACATTATGGTATTGTACCAGATTTACTTACAGCTGGAAAGGCAATAGGCGGAGGATTTCCAGTGAGTGCGTTATTTTTACCTGACTGGATTGCAGGCAAATTAGAAGAAGGTGATCACGGTAGTACTTTTGGAGGTAATCCATTAGCAATGGCTGCAGTAACTGCAGCATGTAAGGTATTATATGACGATAAAGTGCCAGAACAAGCATACCATAAGGGCGAACTCTTTATGAAGATACTAAAGGACAAATTAGCAGATCTGAAATCTGTTAAAGAAATAAGGGGTAAAGGACTTATGATAGGTATAGATTCTAGGTTTCCTCCTGCAACTACTTTAAAAGTTGCTCAAGATAATGGAGTACTTGTACTAAAAGCTGGGGTTACGGTAATTAGATTATTGCCTCCCTACGTAATATCTCAAGATGACATGGAGGTAGCAGCAAATGCGATTAGAGAAGGATTACTTAAAACCGAGAGTCAAAGAGTTACTTCTTGA